One Phocoena sinus isolate mPhoSin1 chromosome 14, mPhoSin1.pri, whole genome shotgun sequence genomic region harbors:
- the MBD1 gene encoding methyl-CpG-binding domain protein 1 isoform X9 produces MAEDWLDCPALGPGWKRREVFRKSGATCGRSDTYYQSPTGDRIRSKVELTRYLGPACDLTLFDFKQGILCYPAPKAHSLAIPSRKRKKPSKPAKAQKRQVGPSKSEVRKEAPRDETKADAGTVPTSLPAPGCCENCGISFSGDGTRRQRLKTLCKDCRAQRIAFNREQRMFKRVGCGECAACQVTEDCGACSTCLLQLPHDVASGLFCKCERRRCLRIVERSRGCGVCRGCQTREDCGRCRVCLRPPRPGLRRQWRCVQRRCLRHLAHRLRRHHQRCQRRPPLAVAPPAGKHGRRRGGCDSKVAPRRRPPRTQPLPALPPSQPPESPELHPRALAPSPPAEFIYYCVDEDELQPYTNRRQNRKCGACAACLRRMDCGHCDFCCDKPKFGGSNQKRQKCRWRQCLQFAMKRLLPSVWAGSEDGAGPPAPYPRRKRPGSARRPRLGQTPKPPLATPMAQPDRAQTPVKQEAGSGFVLPPPGTDLVFLREGASSPVQVPGPAPASTAALLQEAQCPGLSWVVALPQVKQEKADAQEDWTPGTAILTSPVLLPGCPSKAVDPGLTPVKQEPPDPEEDKEDENKDDPTADLAPEEEAGGAGTPVITEIFSLGGTRLRDTAVWLPRLRKLLAVNENEYFSELQLKEEAL; encoded by the exons ATGGCTGAGGACTGGCTGGACTGCCCggccctgggccctggctggAAGCGCCGTGAGGTCTTTCGCAAGTCAGGTGCCACCTGTGGACGCTCAGACACCTATTACCAGAG ccccacaggaGACAGGATCCGAAGCAAAGTTGAGCTGACCCGATACCTGGGCCCTGCGTGCGATCTCACCCTCTTCGACTTCAAACAAGGCATCCTGTGCTATCCAGCCCCCAAG GCCCATTCCTTGGCCATCCccagcaggaagaggaagaagcctTCGAAGCCAGCCAAGGCTCAGAAACGTCAGGTTGGACCTTCGAAGAGTGAAGTGAGGAAGGAGGCCCCAAGGGATGAGACCAAGGCTGATGCTGGCACAGTCCCAACCTCACTTCCTGCGCCTGG GTGCTGTGAGAACTGTGGAATCAGCTTTTCAGGGGATGGAACCCGACGGCAGCGGCTCAAGACTCTGTGCAAGGACTGCCGAG CACAGAGAATTGCTTTCAACCGAGAGCAGAGGATGTTTAAG CGTGTGGGCTGCGGGGAGTGTGCGGCCTGCCAGGTAACAGAAGACTGTGGGGCCTGCTCCACCTGCCTTCTGCAGTTGCCCCATGATGTGGCCTCGGGGCTGTTCTGCAAGTGTGAGCGAAGACGGTGCCTCCGGATTGTGGAAAGG AGCCGAGGGTGTGGAGTGTGCCGGGGCTGTCAGACCCGAGAGGACTGTGGCCGTTGTCGAGTCTGCCTTCGCCCTCCCCGCCCTGGTCTCAGGCGCCAGTGGAGGTGCGTCCAGCGGCGTTGCCTGCGG CACCTTGCACACCGCCTCCGCCGCCACCATCAGCGATGTCAACGACGCCCTCCCCTAGCTGTGGCTCCCCCTGCT GGTAAACACGGCCGCCGCAGGGGAGGCTGCGACTCCAAGGTGGCTCCCCGGCGGCGCCCCCCCCGAACCCAGCCACTGCCTGCACTTCCGCCCTCGCAGCCTCCAGAGTCTCCAGAGCTG CACCCCAGAGCCCTGGCCCCCTCGCCACCTGCTGAATTCATCTATTACTGTGTAGACGAGGACGAGCTA cagCCTTACACGAACCGTCGGCAGAACCGCAAGTGTGGGGCCTGTGCGGCCTGCCTGCGGCGGATGGACTGTGGCCACTGCGACTTCTGCTGTGATAAGCCCAAATTCGGGGGCAGCAACCAGAAGCGCCAGAAGTGTCGTTGGCGCCAGTGCCTGCAGTTTGCCATG AAGCGGCTGCTGCCAAGTGTCTGGGCAGGTTCCGAGGATGGTGCCGGGCCACCTGCACCTTACCCGCGTCGAAAGAGGCCTGGCTCTGCTCGAAGGCCCCGTCTGGGTCAGACCCCGAAGCCTCCCTTGGCCACGCCCATGGCCCAGCCAGACCGTGCCCAGACTCCAGTGAAGCAGGAAGCAGGCAGTGGATTTGTGCTGCCCCCGCCTGGCACCGACCTCGTGTTCTTACGGGAGGGTGCAAGCAGTCCCGTGCAGGTGCCTGGCCCAGCTCCAGCCTCCACAGCGGCTCTGTTACAG GAGGCCCAGTGCCCTGGCCTGAGTTGGGTCGTGGCCTTACCCCAGGTGAAGCAAGAGAAGGCGGATGCCCAGGAAGACTGGACACCGGGCACAGCCATCCTGACTTCTCCTGTATTGCTGCCTGGCTGCCCCAGCAAG GCAGTAGACCCAGGCCTGACACCTGTGAAGCAAGAGCCACCTGACCCTGAGGAGGACAAGGAGGATGAGAACAAGGATGACCCCACCGCTGACTTGGCCCcagaggaggaggcaggaggggctggCACGCCCGTG ATCACGGAGATTTTCAGCCTGGGTGGAACCCGCCTCCGGGACACAGCAGTCTGGTTGCCAAG gctACGTAAACTCTTAGCAGTAAATGAAAATGAGTATTTTTCCGAACTGCAGTTGAAGGAAGAAGCTTTATAG
- the MBD1 gene encoding methyl-CpG-binding domain protein 1 isoform X12 → MAEDWLDCPALGPGWKRREVFRKSGATCGRSDTYYQSPTGDRIRSKVELTRYLGPACDLTLFDFKQGILCYPAPKAHSLAIPSRKRKKPSKPAKAQKRQVGPSKSEVRKEAPRDETKADAGTVPTSLPAPGCCENCGISFSGDGTRRQRLKTLCKDCRAQRIAFNREQRMFKRVGCGECAACQVTEDCGACSTCLLQLPHDVASGLFCKCERRRCLRIVERSRGCGVCRGCQTREDCGRCRVCLRPPRPGLRRQWRCVQRRCLRGKHGRRRGGCDSKVAPRRRPPRTQPLPALPPSQPPESPELQPYTNRRQNRKCGACAACLRRMDCGHCDFCCDKPKFGGSNQKRQKCRWRQCLQFAMKRLLPSVWAGSEDGAGPPAPYPRRKRPGSARRPRLGQTPKPPLATPMAQPDRAQTPVKQEAGSGFVLPPPGTDLVFLREGASSPVQVPGPAPASTAALLQEAQCPGLSWVVALPQVKQEKADAQEDWTPGTAILTSPVLLPGCPSKAVDPGLTPVKQEPPDPEEDKEDENKDDPTADLAPEEEAGGAGTPVITEIFSLGGTRLRDTAVWLPSLQGRQSGREDGCKEWETEETLAPTSTSCKPRGWPGTHVSLSPPPTSMMWVSCRRSWCPSSQS, encoded by the exons ATGGCTGAGGACTGGCTGGACTGCCCggccctgggccctggctggAAGCGCCGTGAGGTCTTTCGCAAGTCAGGTGCCACCTGTGGACGCTCAGACACCTATTACCAGAG ccccacaggaGACAGGATCCGAAGCAAAGTTGAGCTGACCCGATACCTGGGCCCTGCGTGCGATCTCACCCTCTTCGACTTCAAACAAGGCATCCTGTGCTATCCAGCCCCCAAG GCCCATTCCTTGGCCATCCccagcaggaagaggaagaagcctTCGAAGCCAGCCAAGGCTCAGAAACGTCAGGTTGGACCTTCGAAGAGTGAAGTGAGGAAGGAGGCCCCAAGGGATGAGACCAAGGCTGATGCTGGCACAGTCCCAACCTCACTTCCTGCGCCTGG GTGCTGTGAGAACTGTGGAATCAGCTTTTCAGGGGATGGAACCCGACGGCAGCGGCTCAAGACTCTGTGCAAGGACTGCCGAG CACAGAGAATTGCTTTCAACCGAGAGCAGAGGATGTTTAAG CGTGTGGGCTGCGGGGAGTGTGCGGCCTGCCAGGTAACAGAAGACTGTGGGGCCTGCTCCACCTGCCTTCTGCAGTTGCCCCATGATGTGGCCTCGGGGCTGTTCTGCAAGTGTGAGCGAAGACGGTGCCTCCGGATTGTGGAAAGG AGCCGAGGGTGTGGAGTGTGCCGGGGCTGTCAGACCCGAGAGGACTGTGGCCGTTGTCGAGTCTGCCTTCGCCCTCCCCGCCCTGGTCTCAGGCGCCAGTGGAGGTGCGTCCAGCGGCGTTGCCTGCGG GGTAAACACGGCCGCCGCAGGGGAGGCTGCGACTCCAAGGTGGCTCCCCGGCGGCGCCCCCCCCGAACCCAGCCACTGCCTGCACTTCCGCCCTCGCAGCCTCCAGAGTCTCCAGAGCTG cagCCTTACACGAACCGTCGGCAGAACCGCAAGTGTGGGGCCTGTGCGGCCTGCCTGCGGCGGATGGACTGTGGCCACTGCGACTTCTGCTGTGATAAGCCCAAATTCGGGGGCAGCAACCAGAAGCGCCAGAAGTGTCGTTGGCGCCAGTGCCTGCAGTTTGCCATG AAGCGGCTGCTGCCAAGTGTCTGGGCAGGTTCCGAGGATGGTGCCGGGCCACCTGCACCTTACCCGCGTCGAAAGAGGCCTGGCTCTGCTCGAAGGCCCCGTCTGGGTCAGACCCCGAAGCCTCCCTTGGCCACGCCCATGGCCCAGCCAGACCGTGCCCAGACTCCAGTGAAGCAGGAAGCAGGCAGTGGATTTGTGCTGCCCCCGCCTGGCACCGACCTCGTGTTCTTACGGGAGGGTGCAAGCAGTCCCGTGCAGGTGCCTGGCCCAGCTCCAGCCTCCACAGCGGCTCTGTTACAG GAGGCCCAGTGCCCTGGCCTGAGTTGGGTCGTGGCCTTACCCCAGGTGAAGCAAGAGAAGGCGGATGCCCAGGAAGACTGGACACCGGGCACAGCCATCCTGACTTCTCCTGTATTGCTGCCTGGCTGCCCCAGCAAG GCAGTAGACCCAGGCCTGACACCTGTGAAGCAAGAGCCACCTGACCCTGAGGAGGACAAGGAGGATGAGAACAAGGATGACCCCACCGCTGACTTGGCCCcagaggaggaggcaggaggggctggCACGCCCGTG ATCACGGAGATTTTCAGCCTGGGTGGAACCCGCCTCCGGGACACAGCAGTCTGGTTGCCAAG TCTGCAGGGCAGGCAATCGGGAAGGGAAGATGGATGTAAAGAGTGGGAGACCGAGGAGACACTGGCGCCCACGAGCACGAGCTGCAAACCACGCGGATGGCCCGGAACCCATGTCAGCCTCTCACCACCTCCAACTTCGATGATGTGGGTTTCCTGCAGAAGAAGCTGGTGCCCTTCATCACAGAGTTAA
- the MBD1 gene encoding methyl-CpG-binding domain protein 1 isoform X18, with protein MAEDWLDCPALGPGWKRREVFRKSGATCGRSDTYYQSPTGDRIRSKVELTRYLGPACDLTLFDFKQGILCYPAPKAHSLAIPSRKRKKPSKPAKAQKRQVGPSKSEVRKEAPRDETKADAGTVPTSLPAPGCCENCGISFSGDGTRRQRLKTLCKDCRAQRIAFNREQRMFKRVGCGECAACQVTEDCGACSTCLLQLPHDVASGLFCKCERRRCLRIVERSRGCGVCRGCQTREDCGRCRVCLRPPRPGLRRQWRCVQRRCLRGKHGRRRGGCDSKVAPRRRPPRTQPLPALPPSQPPESPELHPRALAPSPPAEFIYYCVDEDELQPYTNRRQNRKCGACAACLRRMDCGHCDFCCDKPKFGGSNQKRQKCRWRQCLQFAMKRLLPSVWAGSEDGAGPPAPYPRRKRPGSARRPRLGQTPKPPLATPMAQPDRAQTPVKQEAGSGFVLPPPGTDLVFLREGASSPVQVPGPAPASTAALLQEAQCPGLSWVVALPQVKQEKADAQEDWTPGTAILTSPVLLPGCPSKAVDPGLTPVKQEPPDPEEDKEDENKDDPTADLAPEEEAGGAGTPVITEIFSLGGTRLRDTAVWLPRSKDLKKPGARKQ; from the exons ATGGCTGAGGACTGGCTGGACTGCCCggccctgggccctggctggAAGCGCCGTGAGGTCTTTCGCAAGTCAGGTGCCACCTGTGGACGCTCAGACACCTATTACCAGAG ccccacaggaGACAGGATCCGAAGCAAAGTTGAGCTGACCCGATACCTGGGCCCTGCGTGCGATCTCACCCTCTTCGACTTCAAACAAGGCATCCTGTGCTATCCAGCCCCCAAG GCCCATTCCTTGGCCATCCccagcaggaagaggaagaagcctTCGAAGCCAGCCAAGGCTCAGAAACGTCAGGTTGGACCTTCGAAGAGTGAAGTGAGGAAGGAGGCCCCAAGGGATGAGACCAAGGCTGATGCTGGCACAGTCCCAACCTCACTTCCTGCGCCTGG GTGCTGTGAGAACTGTGGAATCAGCTTTTCAGGGGATGGAACCCGACGGCAGCGGCTCAAGACTCTGTGCAAGGACTGCCGAG CACAGAGAATTGCTTTCAACCGAGAGCAGAGGATGTTTAAG CGTGTGGGCTGCGGGGAGTGTGCGGCCTGCCAGGTAACAGAAGACTGTGGGGCCTGCTCCACCTGCCTTCTGCAGTTGCCCCATGATGTGGCCTCGGGGCTGTTCTGCAAGTGTGAGCGAAGACGGTGCCTCCGGATTGTGGAAAGG AGCCGAGGGTGTGGAGTGTGCCGGGGCTGTCAGACCCGAGAGGACTGTGGCCGTTGTCGAGTCTGCCTTCGCCCTCCCCGCCCTGGTCTCAGGCGCCAGTGGAGGTGCGTCCAGCGGCGTTGCCTGCGG GGTAAACACGGCCGCCGCAGGGGAGGCTGCGACTCCAAGGTGGCTCCCCGGCGGCGCCCCCCCCGAACCCAGCCACTGCCTGCACTTCCGCCCTCGCAGCCTCCAGAGTCTCCAGAGCTG CACCCCAGAGCCCTGGCCCCCTCGCCACCTGCTGAATTCATCTATTACTGTGTAGACGAGGACGAGCTA cagCCTTACACGAACCGTCGGCAGAACCGCAAGTGTGGGGCCTGTGCGGCCTGCCTGCGGCGGATGGACTGTGGCCACTGCGACTTCTGCTGTGATAAGCCCAAATTCGGGGGCAGCAACCAGAAGCGCCAGAAGTGTCGTTGGCGCCAGTGCCTGCAGTTTGCCATG AAGCGGCTGCTGCCAAGTGTCTGGGCAGGTTCCGAGGATGGTGCCGGGCCACCTGCACCTTACCCGCGTCGAAAGAGGCCTGGCTCTGCTCGAAGGCCCCGTCTGGGTCAGACCCCGAAGCCTCCCTTGGCCACGCCCATGGCCCAGCCAGACCGTGCCCAGACTCCAGTGAAGCAGGAAGCAGGCAGTGGATTTGTGCTGCCCCCGCCTGGCACCGACCTCGTGTTCTTACGGGAGGGTGCAAGCAGTCCCGTGCAGGTGCCTGGCCCAGCTCCAGCCTCCACAGCGGCTCTGTTACAG GAGGCCCAGTGCCCTGGCCTGAGTTGGGTCGTGGCCTTACCCCAGGTGAAGCAAGAGAAGGCGGATGCCCAGGAAGACTGGACACCGGGCACAGCCATCCTGACTTCTCCTGTATTGCTGCCTGGCTGCCCCAGCAAG GCAGTAGACCCAGGCCTGACACCTGTGAAGCAAGAGCCACCTGACCCTGAGGAGGACAAGGAGGATGAGAACAAGGATGACCCCACCGCTGACTTGGCCCcagaggaggaggcaggaggggctggCACGCCCGTG ATCACGGAGATTTTCAGCCTGGGTGGAACCCGCCTCCGGGACACAGCAGTCTGGTTGCCAAG GTCCAAGGACCTTAAAAAACCTGGAGCTAGAAAGCAGTAG
- the MBD1 gene encoding methyl-CpG-binding domain protein 1 isoform X2: MAEDWLDCPALGPGWKRREVFRKSGATCGRSDTYYQSPTGDRIRSKVELTRYLGPACDLTLFDFKQGILCYPAPKAHSLAIPSRKRKKPSKPAKAQKRQVGPSKSEVRKEAPRDETKADAGTVPTSLPAPGCCENCGISFSGDGTRRQRLKTLCKDCRAQRIAFNREQRMFKRVGCGECAACQVTEDCGACSTCLLQLPHDVASGLFCKCERRRCLRIVERSRGCGVCRGCQTREDCGRCRVCLRPPRPGLRRQWRCVQRRCLRHLAHRLRRHHQRCQRRPPLAVAPPAGKHGRRRGGCDSKVAPRRRPPRTQPLPALPPSQPPESPELHPRALAPSPPAEFIYYCVDEDELQPYTNRRQNRKCGACAACLRRMDCGHCDFCCDKPKFGGSNQKRQKCRWRQCLQFAMKRLLPSVWAGSEDGAGPPAPYPRRKRPGSARRPRLGQTPKPPLATPMAQPDRAQTPVKQEAGSGFVLPPPGTDLVFLREGASSPVQVPGPAPASTAALLQEAQCPGLSWVVALPQVKQEKADAQEDWTPGTAILTSPVLLPGCPSKAVDPGLTPVKQEPPDPEEDKEDENKDDPTADLAPEEEAGGAGTPVITEIFSLGGTRLRDTAVWLPSLQGRQSGREDGCKEWETEETLAPTSTSCKPRGWPGTHVSLSPPPTSMMWVSCRRSWCPSSQS, from the exons ATGGCTGAGGACTGGCTGGACTGCCCggccctgggccctggctggAAGCGCCGTGAGGTCTTTCGCAAGTCAGGTGCCACCTGTGGACGCTCAGACACCTATTACCAGAG ccccacaggaGACAGGATCCGAAGCAAAGTTGAGCTGACCCGATACCTGGGCCCTGCGTGCGATCTCACCCTCTTCGACTTCAAACAAGGCATCCTGTGCTATCCAGCCCCCAAG GCCCATTCCTTGGCCATCCccagcaggaagaggaagaagcctTCGAAGCCAGCCAAGGCTCAGAAACGTCAGGTTGGACCTTCGAAGAGTGAAGTGAGGAAGGAGGCCCCAAGGGATGAGACCAAGGCTGATGCTGGCACAGTCCCAACCTCACTTCCTGCGCCTGG GTGCTGTGAGAACTGTGGAATCAGCTTTTCAGGGGATGGAACCCGACGGCAGCGGCTCAAGACTCTGTGCAAGGACTGCCGAG CACAGAGAATTGCTTTCAACCGAGAGCAGAGGATGTTTAAG CGTGTGGGCTGCGGGGAGTGTGCGGCCTGCCAGGTAACAGAAGACTGTGGGGCCTGCTCCACCTGCCTTCTGCAGTTGCCCCATGATGTGGCCTCGGGGCTGTTCTGCAAGTGTGAGCGAAGACGGTGCCTCCGGATTGTGGAAAGG AGCCGAGGGTGTGGAGTGTGCCGGGGCTGTCAGACCCGAGAGGACTGTGGCCGTTGTCGAGTCTGCCTTCGCCCTCCCCGCCCTGGTCTCAGGCGCCAGTGGAGGTGCGTCCAGCGGCGTTGCCTGCGG CACCTTGCACACCGCCTCCGCCGCCACCATCAGCGATGTCAACGACGCCCTCCCCTAGCTGTGGCTCCCCCTGCT GGTAAACACGGCCGCCGCAGGGGAGGCTGCGACTCCAAGGTGGCTCCCCGGCGGCGCCCCCCCCGAACCCAGCCACTGCCTGCACTTCCGCCCTCGCAGCCTCCAGAGTCTCCAGAGCTG CACCCCAGAGCCCTGGCCCCCTCGCCACCTGCTGAATTCATCTATTACTGTGTAGACGAGGACGAGCTA cagCCTTACACGAACCGTCGGCAGAACCGCAAGTGTGGGGCCTGTGCGGCCTGCCTGCGGCGGATGGACTGTGGCCACTGCGACTTCTGCTGTGATAAGCCCAAATTCGGGGGCAGCAACCAGAAGCGCCAGAAGTGTCGTTGGCGCCAGTGCCTGCAGTTTGCCATG AAGCGGCTGCTGCCAAGTGTCTGGGCAGGTTCCGAGGATGGTGCCGGGCCACCTGCACCTTACCCGCGTCGAAAGAGGCCTGGCTCTGCTCGAAGGCCCCGTCTGGGTCAGACCCCGAAGCCTCCCTTGGCCACGCCCATGGCCCAGCCAGACCGTGCCCAGACTCCAGTGAAGCAGGAAGCAGGCAGTGGATTTGTGCTGCCCCCGCCTGGCACCGACCTCGTGTTCTTACGGGAGGGTGCAAGCAGTCCCGTGCAGGTGCCTGGCCCAGCTCCAGCCTCCACAGCGGCTCTGTTACAG GAGGCCCAGTGCCCTGGCCTGAGTTGGGTCGTGGCCTTACCCCAGGTGAAGCAAGAGAAGGCGGATGCCCAGGAAGACTGGACACCGGGCACAGCCATCCTGACTTCTCCTGTATTGCTGCCTGGCTGCCCCAGCAAG GCAGTAGACCCAGGCCTGACACCTGTGAAGCAAGAGCCACCTGACCCTGAGGAGGACAAGGAGGATGAGAACAAGGATGACCCCACCGCTGACTTGGCCCcagaggaggaggcaggaggggctggCACGCCCGTG ATCACGGAGATTTTCAGCCTGGGTGGAACCCGCCTCCGGGACACAGCAGTCTGGTTGCCAAG TCTGCAGGGCAGGCAATCGGGAAGGGAAGATGGATGTAAAGAGTGGGAGACCGAGGAGACACTGGCGCCCACGAGCACGAGCTGCAAACCACGCGGATGGCCCGGAACCCATGTCAGCCTCTCACCACCTCCAACTTCGATGATGTGGGTTTCCTGCAGAAGAAGCTGGTGCCCTTCATCACAGAGTTAA
- the MBD1 gene encoding methyl-CpG-binding domain protein 1 isoform X6, whose translation MAEDWLDCPALGPGWKRREVFRKSGATCGRSDTYYQSPTGDRIRSKVELTRYLGPACDLTLFDFKQGILCYPAPKAHSLAIPSRKRKKPSKPAKAQKRQVGPSKSEVRKEAPRDETKADAGTVPTSLPAPGCCENCGISFSGDGTRRQRLKTLCKDCRAQRIAFNREQRMFKRVGCGECAACQVTEDCGACSTCLLQLPHDVASGLFCKCERRRCLRIVERSRGCGVCRGCQTREDCGRCRVCLRPPRPGLRRQWRCVQRRCLRGKHGRRRGGCDSKVAPRRRPPRTQPLPALPPSQPPESPELHPRALAPSPPAEFIYYCVDEDELQPYTNRRQNRKCGACAACLRRMDCGHCDFCCDKPKFGGSNQKRQKCRWRQCLQFAMKRLLPSVWAGSEDGAGPPAPYPRRKRPGSARRPRLGQTPKPPLATPMAQPDRAQTPVKQEAGSGFVLPPPGTDLVFLREGASSPVQVPGPAPASTAALLQEAQCPGLSWVVALPQVKQEKADAQEDWTPGTAILTSPVLLPGCPSKAVDPGLTPVKQEPPDPEEDKEDENKDDPTADLAPEEEAGGAGTPVITEIFSLGGTRLRDTAVWLPSLQGRQSGREDGCKEWETEETLAPTSTSCKPRGWPGTHVSLSPPPTSMMWVSCRRSWCPSSQS comes from the exons ATGGCTGAGGACTGGCTGGACTGCCCggccctgggccctggctggAAGCGCCGTGAGGTCTTTCGCAAGTCAGGTGCCACCTGTGGACGCTCAGACACCTATTACCAGAG ccccacaggaGACAGGATCCGAAGCAAAGTTGAGCTGACCCGATACCTGGGCCCTGCGTGCGATCTCACCCTCTTCGACTTCAAACAAGGCATCCTGTGCTATCCAGCCCCCAAG GCCCATTCCTTGGCCATCCccagcaggaagaggaagaagcctTCGAAGCCAGCCAAGGCTCAGAAACGTCAGGTTGGACCTTCGAAGAGTGAAGTGAGGAAGGAGGCCCCAAGGGATGAGACCAAGGCTGATGCTGGCACAGTCCCAACCTCACTTCCTGCGCCTGG GTGCTGTGAGAACTGTGGAATCAGCTTTTCAGGGGATGGAACCCGACGGCAGCGGCTCAAGACTCTGTGCAAGGACTGCCGAG CACAGAGAATTGCTTTCAACCGAGAGCAGAGGATGTTTAAG CGTGTGGGCTGCGGGGAGTGTGCGGCCTGCCAGGTAACAGAAGACTGTGGGGCCTGCTCCACCTGCCTTCTGCAGTTGCCCCATGATGTGGCCTCGGGGCTGTTCTGCAAGTGTGAGCGAAGACGGTGCCTCCGGATTGTGGAAAGG AGCCGAGGGTGTGGAGTGTGCCGGGGCTGTCAGACCCGAGAGGACTGTGGCCGTTGTCGAGTCTGCCTTCGCCCTCCCCGCCCTGGTCTCAGGCGCCAGTGGAGGTGCGTCCAGCGGCGTTGCCTGCGG GGTAAACACGGCCGCCGCAGGGGAGGCTGCGACTCCAAGGTGGCTCCCCGGCGGCGCCCCCCCCGAACCCAGCCACTGCCTGCACTTCCGCCCTCGCAGCCTCCAGAGTCTCCAGAGCTG CACCCCAGAGCCCTGGCCCCCTCGCCACCTGCTGAATTCATCTATTACTGTGTAGACGAGGACGAGCTA cagCCTTACACGAACCGTCGGCAGAACCGCAAGTGTGGGGCCTGTGCGGCCTGCCTGCGGCGGATGGACTGTGGCCACTGCGACTTCTGCTGTGATAAGCCCAAATTCGGGGGCAGCAACCAGAAGCGCCAGAAGTGTCGTTGGCGCCAGTGCCTGCAGTTTGCCATG AAGCGGCTGCTGCCAAGTGTCTGGGCAGGTTCCGAGGATGGTGCCGGGCCACCTGCACCTTACCCGCGTCGAAAGAGGCCTGGCTCTGCTCGAAGGCCCCGTCTGGGTCAGACCCCGAAGCCTCCCTTGGCCACGCCCATGGCCCAGCCAGACCGTGCCCAGACTCCAGTGAAGCAGGAAGCAGGCAGTGGATTTGTGCTGCCCCCGCCTGGCACCGACCTCGTGTTCTTACGGGAGGGTGCAAGCAGTCCCGTGCAGGTGCCTGGCCCAGCTCCAGCCTCCACAGCGGCTCTGTTACAG GAGGCCCAGTGCCCTGGCCTGAGTTGGGTCGTGGCCTTACCCCAGGTGAAGCAAGAGAAGGCGGATGCCCAGGAAGACTGGACACCGGGCACAGCCATCCTGACTTCTCCTGTATTGCTGCCTGGCTGCCCCAGCAAG GCAGTAGACCCAGGCCTGACACCTGTGAAGCAAGAGCCACCTGACCCTGAGGAGGACAAGGAGGATGAGAACAAGGATGACCCCACCGCTGACTTGGCCCcagaggaggaggcaggaggggctggCACGCCCGTG ATCACGGAGATTTTCAGCCTGGGTGGAACCCGCCTCCGGGACACAGCAGTCTGGTTGCCAAG TCTGCAGGGCAGGCAATCGGGAAGGGAAGATGGATGTAAAGAGTGGGAGACCGAGGAGACACTGGCGCCCACGAGCACGAGCTGCAAACCACGCGGATGGCCCGGAACCCATGTCAGCCTCTCACCACCTCCAACTTCGATGATGTGGGTTTCCTGCAGAAGAAGCTGGTGCCCTTCATCACAGAGTTAA